In Alnus glutinosa chromosome 7, dhAlnGlut1.1, whole genome shotgun sequence, the sequence GAAGCCCAAGGAGGAAATAAGTCTATTTTACTTAAAGTATTGAAAAATGCATTGCCTTCAGGAGTCTTATACCATATTTTACAAATAATAAGTGGCTAACAAGTGAACATAGTCAACAAGTGAACACCATTGCTTGAAGACTACTCATGGTATAAGACTCCTCAAGCATGCGCCTTCTCTATTGGGAACATAAAGACTTCTTATCTCTTTGGGCATCATCTATAAATAGATAGATGTTTTCTTGAGCTAGGCGCCTTCTACATTACAATCTTCATATTTGTTGACAATTCCTAATTTGaatagaaatataataaaacaaaataaaaataaaaaaagatcatGATTGTGAATGGTTGTTAGCTCTAATCCATCATATTATGCGTCACAAAAATAAttgaatcaatatatatatagtcacataacaaaaaatcaaagagaaatacCATATGTACTTCCAAATGCCTGCTCGTTAATGTGATAGTTAAAAACaccattaatataatatatacatattaatccGTAATATATCAACCGTGAATTTCACTGCCATATCAAGAagtaaacatttaaaaatacttacagcatttcttgaaattaaaaagcACGTACGTAAAGCCATGACATCCTAAAGATTATCTACCagtaaattttttaatcttgtatgcaatatataattgcagtttttttttaaaactcaaaaagtggTAGGAgaccacctatatatatatgtgtgtgtgtgtgtatagacAAATTggtgaaaagttatataaaaatgtggtaatgaatcattactatatatatatatatatatatatatatatatatatatatataaagatagagtaatgattcaccaccgctcaaatatacaatttttcaccgccttgtctatgtggcaaagtAGTCCCCtattactttttgagtttttttattttttaaaaataaattaaggtgagagaCCATCTTGctacataggcaaggtggtgaaaagttgtatatttggatagtgttgaatcattactcataaaagTAACGGGTCTGTTTGACAAGCCATTGCCAATTACCCATAATTGCCTTTTTGcccatcaaataaaaaatattcaaacttttacattttttatatcacatcaattgttttttattattattcaaataaaaaaaaaaacccactacaaaacaaaattctttcacttttctataaaacattctcaaattttatattatatcaattacaTTTTaatactattcaaacaaatattccacaacactACTTAACAAACACTCCTTCacaaaattccaaatttttttgagCCTCTCATTTAAAAGTAAACAATGATgattaaaatattcatattccAATATTTAATCATACATAAACATAGCCTAACcaacaaaagaagagaaaggaaaagaaaaaggcacgAGGGAGTGGCGGCCATTACCCATCCAGTTACCCGCCTTCACATATTTTTGTCGTTGGCGTTGTTTGGTAAGCATtgtaaatcaaaagaaaaataaatgtaaatcattttttatttttattttaatagcattaaccCACTTGCACTGTACTCCAACTCACACATCCCTCGTTTGAGCggttattcaattttattttattttcctgagGAAAGTTGGAAATAAGACGACAAGATTGCGGATAGTTGCtcaaattactaataatttaaataaataatattaataaatttattattaaacagATGAATTCTATATAAATTTTCCCAAATTACTAGAAATTCATCTCAATCCTTATCAGTTATCAGAAGATCCCATGTTATGAAAAAGATTCTCAGTAAAAAGATCAGGCAATCTTCCCCTCACATGACGCACCCCAGATATTTTTCAAAACGTACGGTTCATATTCAATCAGCATCAGTCAGCTGCCCGAGGCCAACCATTGATTAGGTCACGGGAAGCAGTCCAATCAGGCCACTGTCAGAATGCCACGTAGGCAGACTATGCTGGGAATACTAGACGTACAAAAGTGGAGCCCATatacagaaagagagagagaggcttgagGGGGGAAAGGAAAGCTTAAATACCGGCCTTGTGGAACGCCAAGGGAGAGGCCGGCTATTCATCATCGGCCAGTGTCTCcgtcaaacacaaaaacagagagagagagagagagggagggggagagggaaagagagattcGGTGAAGGTCGAGAGCTTCTCTATTTCCAGGTAATTCCTTTGTGCAATTGTTACTCTTTGGTTCGGTTCGTGGAAGTTCGACTTTGTGCTCACATTTTGCGCTTTGTGATTATTGAATGTGAAGATTTTATGCAAATCAAAGCCGGAAATGTTCCTTTCCGGGTTTTAACTTGTGTAGATCTAAATATAAATTATCGGTTTTGTCCCTAAATCTTCTCAAAGTTTGAGATTTTTGCCTTTCAGTCTTTTTATTTTCAGCTCTGATTTTGAGCACAATCACAGAATGCATGCATTAATACGATGAGCAaagatcatttattttttctttgtttataaGGGTTTGAACTTTCATGCATTAGATCTAAATCTCATCTTTTAGGATCTCCAACTGTTTTTGAGTTTCCTGTCTGTTATGCCTatagatttaattttagttgttaatCTTGTTgcaaaatctgttttttttttcctttctaagaTTCGtatatgctttttttaaaaaaaaaattaaaatttatttatttttaaatttcttacTCGTCGAGCACATTGCTTTATCAATCTGTATCTTAGTTTCTGCTTTCATGAATCATGGtggttaatatattttttttggaacgcATGAAACACATATTGTTCTGTTATTGGGTATTAAAATACTATTATTTTGATTGAACACCGACCTTGAGTCGTTGCTAAGACGCCGTCACGCCCGCCAAGCTTTTCGGCTGACCTTTCAGTTCTACCAACCACAAGTTTAACAATAAAAACGCAGCGTTTGATCTGAACTGTTGCAGTTGATAAATGATGAAAATTTTCTGTAGATTCAGTTCAGTCTTagatactagatagttgctgctgaaaaaaaaaaaaaattattttttgcgtaccataaaaaaaaatccgaaaAATCTGATATATGTGCGATTCTCTGAACGCTGGTGGGAGGACGAACAATTGCTTTCAATTTGTGAACTGTAATCTATTGTATCTGGCCATTTTAAATATTccattaaaacactttttttaaaaaaatatatatatatatttttataccgCATAATTGTTTTGTATCCGACAAAATAAGAAAGTTGGTAAAGGTGGCCACGTGAAGGTCAGGCCGTCAGGGTGAATgcttatgcttaaaatagtttgtttgTTCAGGATCATTTGGTGGGTCTATTTGTTCGTATTCACAATACTTGGAAAATTAGAAATCTATTTTGAAAGTTagctttttttattctttttttttttttttttttgacattaatTCTGAAAGTTAGCTGTGAGCAAGGCAATTGGATCCCGTTAGATTATAATTCTCCGTCCACAGCGGAGGGGCCAAAAAAAGTAGGGGCTGTGATAGGGACCTGCCCGAGCAACTTGCTCGGGCTGATTTCTTTAATGAATTGTTTTCTACAGCGTTTACACAAATGATTCCTAAATTAACTCAACGTATTAATGAGATGCAAACTTTAAAAGACCACCTATTTTATTCgtcaaatttatattgatgcATTCGGTTATATATAATTATGCCCTTTTATGTTGTATTTGTATATTAGTATATGTGATTATCATTTTATattagaaattattattttaatatatgtatTATAAATCGTAATTATTTTGGTAAAAAATCGTTGTAGTAAATGTGGTGGTGACTtgttaggatttttattttattttatttttttttgaaagggttCTGGGAAAGAATTAAATGATTCTCCACGAAATGGTCCCTCTTTAGATCAAAACTAACTATATTGCTTAGTAGTAATAGAGTTATGGCTATTAATAACCAATAAAAATCTCGATCTTTTCAAGAAATGAGCCCTCGTGGATAGAAATTCATAATTGGTTTCTCGTGTTGCCCTGCCGTAAGGGACTTGTGACACCTATCCCATTTTGTGGTAGGAGCAGTGGCGCCGAAAATCTAAACTTTAAACTACTTTTTCTCTGTAGATTACTGTACCTTGGGCCCTCTTAGTCGTTAATacttaatataatatataattatcaaCGGGGGTTACGCGGACCTAGAAGCCTAAGTTGCGTGTCACGCGTGAATGATTTAGGGAGATCAATTTACTAGAATATAAAACCTGAGTTGATCTAAACCCATACCAAATCCGTGAATGGCTCAtaaaaatgatcaaaattaGCGGTGTCGACTTCCTAGAGAACACTAGGATTTTAGTTTTGGAGGGTGAAAAAGGTTCTATTGTATTTCAGTTCTTacaatatttcttatttttggctGGCATGTTCACTACAATATATTTGACGGAGGATTTTGTGTCCGTTAAATTAACGTTTGTCGCGGCGGTATGTGCCAATGTTGGGAGACAATGACTCTTTTATTCCTTTGGTGATGATACAATCACTCCTTTAGTCGTTAAGTGGACCCATTGGAAATTTGAGCTGCCTTTTGCTTTTGGAGCTAATAATTCACCTCGCTTTTTGTGGAAGTGAGTCGAACCCCACTAGCCACTGATAGTTAGTATTCTTACTTTCCTTTGTGCCTTTTCTTCTCCATTGGTTACTTTTTTCTTGGTCCAATCCCATTTAACTGTATTCACATATTTGAACTTTTTCcttgtttaattgtttaatttcccctttttctttcctttcctttacATGAAGGGAATATCATGAAGTTTTTCGAATATATCCGATATTTGTGGCCAAGTCAACCAAGCCTTACCCCCCCTCTTCTTCAATTacgaaaaaataaagatgaataACCAAGAATCTACTCGaatcaattcaaaatttgaGTTTCAAGTGTGTTGTCCACTCAGTTTGTGGTGTTTTGTAAGGCTTCTGCTGATGTAGTTGTTGTTACACTCCAATACCAAAATGGGACTAAGGTCGTGATCTACTACTCTCAGATGTGTAGGATAAAGATGATATGCGAAAGCAAGTCATAGcgtccaatatatatatatatatatatatatatatatatatatatatatagtgaaataGTTTGACAAGTAATtcctaaatttcaaatttccaaaATTCTTGTTTaggagaaatatatatatatataatataatcttTTGTGCCCGACATTTCACTTATTCTAATTCAGTCTTTAATTCTCACTAGAGAAAAATGGGTTTGAGAAAACTAATAAATAAACACAtctaagagaaaaaataaaattttctagaaGATAAATGTGtaggaaaaatatttgagaATAACTTCTTTCTGCTAAGTAGTTGAACATGAAACTAAAACAGTAGAGAATTTGGCTTTCAAATTTGTTTGTCTTTTCGGTAGTTTTCTCACTAGCTCTAATGGTCTAGCATACTATTTCGCCCTTTATGCGAAGGTTTGTGTGATCGTTAAGGACCCTAACTCAACTTGTGACCACAAAAGGAGTTCTTTAGGAATGTATCTATTTGAATAACTAGAGATGCACACAGAATAGAAGCATCTAGGTGATGGACCACAGAAAATGGTTGCACTCCATCTTCTAAACTTCAATATCCAAACATAAAGAGATTTGAATATAATGGCTTTGAACTCTTAACACtgatctctcacaatcttcaTTGCTCCTCCCATTCCACTCTTTtcaaatgcaccacattaaaTATAGAGGAGTTATCCTCCAAGCTTCTTACCCGCAATCACTTCTCAATTGACCTCTCCAACTAACGAACAACTCCACTCCCCTTTTAGGCAGAACCCATTATACACCAAAAACTACCCACAAATCTCTAGCCATTTCATAGTGGTGAAGAAGGTGATCTATGGTCTCTCCGTTCCTCTTACACATTCAACGCCAATCCACAACTATAGCGTTTCTGTCAAGTTATCCAATGtcaaaaaatttcctaacgttgTTGTCCACACGAATAACACCACTCTCAAAGGAGCTTGAGTTCTCCAAATTCTCCTCGAAGGAAATGGGGAGCCAGTGAGAGTGCAAAGCGTCTAATAGAAAGATCTGACCTCAAACTTTCACCTTTCAGAAGTGACCGAACATATTCTATCCTTGTCACCTCGTCTCAACCTGAGAGAGTACAAAAAATCAATGGACGAAGTGACCAAGTCTACCTTTCAATTAACCCCAAGgagttggctcaagtggtaagggttTTCGTCTTTATGGCATTTTCATTAGATTTAAGGTTCAAATCCCCTTGGATGCAAACAATTCATTGGGACTAGCTCTGTGTGGAGGGGATGCTTTGCATAGCTCTGAAGTTTACTTAGCAGGGGTGGGTACATAAAGTAGCCCTGCTTTGGAAGGGTTCgtcttcataaaataaaaaataaaaagtctttcctcccaatcatgcactggTATGGTAAATGAAATATTCCACTGAAGATTTCCGTCAAAAAAACTACATATGATCTTCTATCAAATCCTTCTAACGTCGGGCTATGCTACAAATTTGGAAAAGAAACCTTCAATGGAGAATCCTCACACCATAAGCCATGCCAAAAATTGATCTTTGACCCATCTCCCATTTCATATATGATAAATCTAGAAAAGACCTCTCACTTCCTCCTAATGTAACCACACCCCCACCCCCGAAGGGCCCAATAACCTCCTTAGAACTCCAACTTCTTCTCAAGCTATCATATTTGGTGCATATTTGGTTTCCTTAGTCTAATTCGCCTATCAAGACATTCATTAGCTACAAgaacataaactaaaatttgtTTCCCTCTAATGAACACATTATGAGACCTGGAAATAACTTTCTCTAACACCGTTTTCAGCACGTTGGCTAGGACTTTAGAGATGATCTTGCAAACACCacccacaagactaataggaCAATAGTACTTAATCTCCACATCCCAACTTTCTTAGGGATAAGGGAAATAAAGTTGCATTGAGACTCCTTTCAAACTTTCGTCGAAGATTAAGTTcctgaaaaaaattaatcatatcCTTTTAATGACCTCTTAACAACTCTGGAAAAACCATTAGGGCCTGGGGCCTTATAATCATTTAGAGCTTCTGCGACCTCAAGAACTTCACACTTCTCAAGGGCTCTTTCCATCCGGGTAACCTCTTCAACACCAATAGAATTGAAGGGAAGCCTATCTAACTTTGTCCGCCAACTGTATTGTTCGGAACAAAGTTGATTATAAAACTGCACAATATGCTCTCTTTTTATCATCAGTTAAGGTCCTTAAGGATCTACCTTCTCaaaattgtttctctttttcttatctCGTGTacatgcactttttttttttcctttttcttatcTCCTTACTAAATTATGCATGTACTTATCGAGCACAATAAATCTTAAAACAATTCTAACGTTTGTATTTaaacttaaaacatttttcttgaaCTAAGCAATGCATTTTGCATTTAAATTCATGTAACATTGAACTACGCAATTCACTTGCCTCAATGCTCTGGAAAAATATTTCAGGACTTTGCTTGAATCTAATTACCTGAGTCAAGGTACGTTGATTTAGAACTTAATCTAATTCTAAACATCGCTCAACCTTACTTAGGGTTTTGACTAACAACTCTTGACTGAGATGATTTGATCTGGATTGCCTTGATTTTCTATATCTTGTTTCCTTAACCATTTAAGTTTCGATTAGGGTCTTTCTATAAATAGTCAGCATATGTttggatttgaaattttttgcagTTGTTGATCGAGGCAGTGGTCTCGTTGTTGGCCATGTGTAGGGTGTTGTTTTCCTTGCCAATCTTGCTTCTAACCTTTACATCTGACTTCCCACTGAAATTGTTATCGTTGGCTTAGCTCAGAAGAAAATTTTGTCTACTGACTAATATCGGGTCAGAATGTGGGGGGAATTTTTGACCGATCGGGTCGGGGTCCATCCTTAAGGTCAAGGGGAATATGATCATGTATCTGATGTAATTGGTACTCCAAGTAGTGGAGCAAGTTGTCCTTATGGTTTGGTTATAGTGAGTAGAGGTGGTTTTCAACCATAAAAGCATTGCAGAAGCCTTCGTTATTATTCTGGTTCTTATTCTTATTCATCTTTATAATAACAGAATTTTCCAATAAAATTATTGAGCTGAGCACCTCTTAGAATAGCCCTTTGAACTTGGATAACTTACGGGAATCTGGTTTTCTTTCTTGAGGTTCCTCAGAATACTGTCTGAAATAATCACATAATACTCACTATTTCACTCTTTTGTACAGGTGTGAGAACAATGGGTGCCGGTGGCCGAATGGCTGTTCCCCCGACTTCAAAGAAGTCTGAATCTGACAGTCTGAAGCGAGTTCCGCACTCAAAGCCCCCATTCACTCTCAGCCAGATCAAGAAAGCTATCCCACCTCATTGCTTTCAGCGATCTGTACTCCACTCTTTCTCCTATGTCGTATATGACCTCATTATAGCTTCTCTCTTCTATTATGCTGCTACGAATTATTTCCACTACCTTCCTCAACCTCTCACTTACCTGGCTTGGCCAATTTATGGGTTTGTCCAAGGTTGTGTCCTAACTGGCGTTTGGGTCATAGCTCATGAGTGTGGCCACCATGCCTTCAGTGACTACCAATGGCTTGATGACATTGTTGGCCTAATCCTCCACTCCTTTCTTCTGGTACCTTATTTCTCCTGGAAGTATAGCCATGGCCGCCATCATTCTAATACAGGTTCCCTTGAGCGGGATGAAGTCTTTGTCCCCAAGAAAAAATCCAGCATCGCATGGTACTCCAAATACCTTAACAATCCACCAGGCCGAGTCCTGACACTTGCTGTCACACTCACTTTAGGCTGGCCTCTGTACCTAGCATTTAACGTTTCAGGCAGGCCCTATGATCGGTTTGCATGCCACTATGACCCTCATGGGCCTATCTACTCCGATCGTCAACGGCTCCAGATCTACATTTCTGATGTTGGTGTTCTTGCTGTCTTCTATGGGCTTTACCGTCTTGCCATTGCAAAAGGGCTTACTTGGGTTCTGTGTGTTTACGGTGGACCTTTGTTGGTAGTGAATGCGTTTTTGGTGTTGATCACGTTTTTGCAGCACACTCACGCCTCATTGCCCCATTATGATTCCTCTGAGTGGGACTGGTTGAGAGGAGCGTTGGCGACTGTTGATAGAGATTATGGAATCTTGAATAAGGTTTTCCACAACATCACAGATACTCATGTGGCACATCATTTGTTCTCGACGATGCCTCATTATCATGCAATGGAAGCTACAAAGGCGATAAAGCCAATTTTGGGAGATTACTATCAGTTTGATGGGACGCCGTTTTATAAGGCAATGTATAGGGAGGCCAAGGAATGCATTTATGTTGAACCAGATGAAGATGGCCAGAGCAAAGGTGTCTTCTGGTACGGCAATAAGCTGTGATCGATGATTAGAACTGGCAAAAGTGCTGGTTGGTAAGTTTCAGATTGTTGTTTGGATATTAATAATAGCTTTGCCTTTCCCAGTAAGTTAGGTTGTCTGCTTGCTTTGAATTGGACCTCCAGTCTTGCTTGTGCTTTCCAGTAATTTTGTTGTCTCCATATCATGCTGGAAATGGACACAAGCATTATTTGATGTCTGGTTTATGTTATTTTGTCTGAATATGTTGGCTTCTTTCTTGAACAATAAGCAGAGCCAGcacattttattctattttgacACTCTTCTATAAAGCTtttgatctctctctcccctcctTTATAATGGTAGCCGAATATTTTGAATTATAATGATTACATCCACAAGCATCGCATACAAATTCTGCAGAAGGAAACAATGCATGATTTACAAAGACAATTGTGTTCACCACTCTTTCATCTCGTAAATCTTGAGCAATtcatatttcttattttttttaaaaaaaaaaaattttgaaatataatgtgaatttatgatattttaatgtaagtattttacaattattttgagATATCTGTTGCAATGCCGAGTGCCGAATGTATGGTACTTAATTTATCAATCATCTACAGAGCTTACAAGCTTCTTTAATAACACACCTTAGAATATGTTACGAAAAGgtttaaaataatgataatgtGGGTTATGAAGGATATGATCATTTCATCGTGACAAGTTATTTTGTAGTGCCTCATTGATGTGGCGTTGAGGAAAGCACTTGCGGAGTCGAATTGCGTGTCGTTAAAGTGTAATATTAATTTAAGGCTATAATTTTGAAATATCATAATCTAGTTCTCCATGCTagtttgagatgattttttttttctttttttttctcataattcATGTAATTCTTCAAAATCTATGACAAAAAAGGTTTTAAAGCCAGTATAGCCGTTATATTGACCTCATATTCTGAAACCATATTgaacaaatattaaataaatatagagCTATAGATCTTGAGATCATGACAAACTTATTTAATCTATTTATTCATCAAAATGTTATtgccattgaaaaaaaaattgaaaatggatttctctcttttttgcaTTAGTAAGTTATTACTTATAAAGGGACTTGAATTTGCTACAACTGGCTGCCCGGAATtagtaattctaaaaatttcttttgtcccttcaaaaataatgtgacttaaaatcttcattttattaaaatttaataataatcaatcacaaatttaatgataattttaaaaatcgcattattttagaaaaacaCAATAACCCATATAACTTCTAGTATTACTAGCTGGAAACCTAAGAGAAAATTGTCTGCACCCTAAACTGTCCAGCAAATAAATCTGACAATCTTTTTTCTATGGGCTGCCCAAAATTTAATTGTAGAGTCACTGATCCCGTATAAAGAAGTTTACGAGGAAATAGCCCAACTAAAATGGCCAGTCCAACAGACCACTCCAGCCATAGTA encodes:
- the LOC133872555 gene encoding delta(12)-fatty-acid desaturase FAD2, which translates into the protein MGAGGRMAVPPTSKKSESDSLKRVPHSKPPFTLSQIKKAIPPHCFQRSVLHSFSYVVYDLIIASLFYYAATNYFHYLPQPLTYLAWPIYGFVQGCVLTGVWVIAHECGHHAFSDYQWLDDIVGLILHSFLLVPYFSWKYSHGRHHSNTGSLERDEVFVPKKKSSIAWYSKYLNNPPGRVLTLAVTLTLGWPLYLAFNVSGRPYDRFACHYDPHGPIYSDRQRLQIYISDVGVLAVFYGLYRLAIAKGLTWVLCVYGGPLLVVNAFLVLITFLQHTHASLPHYDSSEWDWLRGALATVDRDYGILNKVFHNITDTHVAHHLFSTMPHYHAMEATKAIKPILGDYYQFDGTPFYKAMYREAKECIYVEPDEDGQSKGVFWYGNKL